The Deinococcus terrestris region GTTGGAACGGCCAGGAACTCATCTGCCAGAATGCGGACGCGCTCCCCCAGAATCTGTGACGTAGACACTCCCAGATTTTCTCGGCTGGGAGCGCTTCCCCGTCGTTATGCAGGTGCAACTCCTGAGTAGAACTTAACTCCGGGGCGTACGGCGGAAGGAAGACCAAGGACAGGCGTTCGTGGTGCGCAACGAACGCCTGAGTGGCTTTGGACCGGTCAATGCCCGCGTTGTCCAGCACCACTACAATCTCTCCCTGGATCTGACGCAGCAGATGCTGGAAGAATCGGCTCACGTCTCCACTGCGAATCGCTCCGGACTTCGTCTGCCGGAAGAATCGCCCGTCCGAGGTGATGGCCCCAAATGGTCGAGAGCTTCTCCCAGTTCGCCGGGAGCGTGACCAGGGGCGTCACGCCCTGGTCGACCACGTCCGCCTCCGCACGCCTTTGAGCGAGAACCCGACCTCATCCAGATAGTGTGGCGAGGCAAGCTTCATGGCCCGGCAGCACGTAGAGGTCAATATGCGGACTGAACGTCAGTGTTCCCCCGATGCCGTCGTTATAAAAACCCATCACTCCCTGAGCCCGCTCCGCATCCTGGGACTATGGAGCGCTCTGAAATACCAACACATCCAGGGTGCTCCATTCGACATGGCAGTTGAGATGGGATATGCGGTCAACACAGCTTCCAGGTGGTCGCGCATGCCCCCCACCGCCGTGTCCAATGCTACACGGGCGCCCGGCGAGATGGGGATGGCCCTGCCTCGCTCAGCCTGGGCACAGACGTGCTTCAGCACCGTGCCACAGGCACCCGAAAGGGCAGGCGCGTGCACTACATGCACGTGCAGAACGGGGCGCGTCATCTACCCAGTCAAGCACGGCCATGACCCTTGAATGTATTCCCCACCGCGTGAAGGGCAACCTTTTCAACATTGATCACGGCGACCGTACACGCAGGGGTGAAGGCTGCCCTTCGTCCTGCCGTCAGTACACCTCGGGGCAGGCCGGTCCGGA contains the following coding sequences:
- a CDS encoding transposase, which codes for MTSDGRFFRQTKSGAIRSGDVSRFFQHLLRQIQGEIVVVLDNAGIDRSKATQAFVAHHERLSLVFLPPYAPELSSTQELHLHNDGEALPAEKIWECLRHRFWGSASAFWQMSSWPFQ